A genomic segment from Comamonas terrigena NBRC 13299 encodes:
- a CDS encoding chemotaxis protein CheW, protein MNVMGKNTESAATGTREYLTFRLGQEEYGIDILKVQEIRGYEQPTRIANAPEFIKGVVNLRGTIVPIVDMRLKFNCTEVEYNSFTVVIILNLRNRVVGIVVDSVSDVMELAPDAIRAAPDIESAIDNGCILGLGSVGERMLILLDIEKLMSNVDMGLVAPAE, encoded by the coding sequence ATGAATGTGATGGGCAAAAATACCGAGTCTGCGGCCACCGGCACCCGCGAATATCTGACCTTCCGTCTGGGTCAGGAGGAATACGGCATCGACATCCTCAAGGTGCAGGAAATCCGCGGCTACGAACAACCCACCCGCATTGCCAATGCACCGGAATTCATCAAGGGCGTTGTGAATCTGCGCGGCACCATCGTGCCAATCGTGGACATGCGCCTGAAGTTCAACTGCACGGAAGTGGAATACAACAGCTTCACGGTGGTCATCATTCTGAACCTGCGTAACCGCGTGGTCGGCATTGTGGTGGACTCCGTGAGCGATGTGATGGAGCTGGCGCCGGACGCCATCCGCGCGGCACCCGATATCGAAAGCGCCATCGACAACGGCTGTATCCTGGGCCTGGGCTCGGTGGGCGAGCGCATGCTGATCCTGCTGGACATCGAAAAGCTGATGTCCAACGTGGACATGGGCCTGGTGGCTCCGGCCGAGTAA
- a CDS encoding chemotaxis protein CheW, with translation MVDTHTDAGGGADFDLTQFYQIFFEEAGENLDQMEQMLLNLDLSAANDEELNGIFRCAHSIKGGSATFGFSDVAELTHKMESLLDRLRRHEITPIPEMVDVLLESADASRSLLARHQAGGEGEALSTSDLVRRITELAAGNGAVPAPVAAPVVAVPVAPPPPAPAPVAAVPVGGTRALEIRIGPMDNLDLADAIKELFRDIPGLGTIEDLPCTDAGCRLFGVQTQSSDEDLLDLFAFHVAKEQVQIRGQASQAAPVAAAASPQAVAVEAASAPVEAAAALAADMVSGNFGIFPGAPGDPETRPALAPAKASAAAKPAVAATMESTSIRVALGKVDQLINLAGELVITQAMLAQNSRTLDPAANQQLLAGLADLDRNTRDLQECVMSIRMIPMSTVFSRFPRMLRDLANKMGKKFDLVLQGEATELDKGLVEKITDPLTHLVRNSLDHGIEMPEQRIAAGKSEAGTLTLAASHQGGSIVIEVRDDGRGMNREKILRKARERGMDVSDSLPDADVWQLIFAPGFSTADVVTDVSGRGVGMDVVKKNITALNGTVEIDSAEGVGMRVAIRLPLTLAIMDGMSVGVGQEVYILPLSSVVESFQVNPNDVNTVAQGSQLVKVRDEYMPVIAMEKTFRVPRAEGEKSSDIMVVVESDGSRVALLVDELLGQHQVVVKNLESNYRKVPNVSGATILGDGTVALILDTISMVNRARY, from the coding sequence ATGGTGGACACTCATACAGATGCTGGGGGCGGGGCGGATTTCGACCTGACCCAGTTCTATCAGATCTTTTTCGAAGAGGCCGGGGAAAACCTCGACCAGATGGAGCAGATGCTGCTCAACCTGGACTTGTCGGCCGCCAACGACGAAGAACTCAACGGCATCTTCCGTTGTGCGCATTCGATCAAAGGGGGCTCTGCCACCTTTGGCTTCTCCGATGTGGCCGAGCTGACCCACAAGATGGAGTCGCTGCTGGACCGCCTGCGCCGCCACGAAATCACGCCCATCCCCGAGATGGTGGATGTGTTGCTGGAATCGGCCGATGCCTCGCGCAGCCTGCTGGCTCGCCACCAGGCGGGCGGCGAGGGCGAAGCCCTGTCGACGTCCGATCTGGTGCGCCGCATCACGGAACTGGCCGCCGGCAACGGCGCGGTGCCCGCTCCGGTGGCAGCCCCTGTGGTGGCGGTCCCGGTGGCACCACCGCCTCCCGCGCCGGCCCCGGTGGCCGCCGTCCCGGTGGGCGGTACCCGTGCGCTGGAGATTCGCATCGGCCCCATGGACAATCTGGATCTGGCCGATGCCATCAAGGAGCTGTTCCGCGATATCCCGGGCCTGGGCACCATCGAAGACCTGCCTTGTACCGATGCCGGCTGTCGCCTGTTCGGTGTGCAGACCCAGTCCAGCGATGAGGACCTGCTGGACCTGTTCGCTTTCCACGTCGCCAAGGAGCAGGTGCAGATCCGCGGCCAGGCCTCCCAGGCGGCCCCGGTGGCTGCGGCTGCTTCGCCGCAGGCGGTGGCCGTGGAAGCAGCCTCTGCACCGGTGGAAGCCGCTGCGGCGCTGGCCGCCGACATGGTGAGTGGTAATTTCGGCATCTTCCCGGGTGCGCCCGGCGATCCGGAAACACGTCCCGCGCTGGCACCAGCCAAGGCCTCTGCCGCGGCCAAGCCGGCCGTGGCGGCCACCATGGAGTCCACCAGCATCCGCGTGGCCCTGGGCAAGGTCGACCAGCTGATCAACCTGGCCGGCGAGCTGGTGATCACCCAGGCCATGCTGGCGCAGAACAGCCGCACGCTGGACCCGGCCGCCAACCAGCAACTGCTGGCCGGTCTGGCGGATCTGGACCGCAACACGCGTGACCTGCAGGAATGCGTGATGTCGATCCGCATGATTCCCATGTCCACCGTCTTCAGCCGTTTCCCGCGCATGCTGCGGGACCTGGCCAACAAGATGGGCAAGAAGTTCGACCTGGTGTTGCAGGGCGAAGCCACTGAGCTGGACAAGGGCCTGGTGGAAAAGATCACCGACCCGCTGACCCACCTGGTGCGCAACTCGCTGGACCATGGCATCGAAATGCCCGAGCAGCGCATTGCGGCCGGCAAGTCCGAAGCGGGTACGCTGACCCTGGCGGCTTCCCACCAGGGCGGCTCCATCGTCATCGAAGTGCGCGATGACGGCCGTGGCATGAACCGCGAAAAGATTCTGCGCAAGGCCCGTGAGCGCGGCATGGATGTGTCGGACAGCCTGCCCGATGCCGATGTCTGGCAGCTGATCTTTGCCCCCGGCTTCTCCACCGCCGATGTCGTGACCGATGTGTCGGGCCGCGGCGTGGGCATGGACGTGGTGAAGAAGAACATCACCGCGCTGAACGGTACCGTGGAAATCGACTCGGCCGAAGGCGTGGGCATGCGTGTGGCGATTCGCCTGCCGCTGACCCTGGCCATCATGGACGGCATGTCGGTGGGCGTGGGCCAGGAGGTCTACATCCTGCCGCTGTCTTCGGTGGTGGAGTCCTTCCAGGTCAATCCGAACGATGTGAACACCGTGGCCCAGGGCTCCCAGCTGGTCAAGGTGCGCGACGAGTACATGCCCGTGATCGCCATGGAAAAGACGTTCCGTGTGCCGCGCGCCGAAGGGGAAAAGAGCAGCGACATCATGGTGGTGGTCGAGTCCGATGGCAGCCGGGTGGCATTGCTGGTGGACGAACTGCTGGGGCAACATCAAGTGGTGGTGAAGAACCTGGAGTCCAATTACCGCAAGGTGCCGAATGTGTCGGGTGCCACCATCCTGGGTGATGGCACCGTGGCCTTGATCCTGGACACCATCAGCATGGTGAACCGGGCGCGTTACTGA
- the fliP gene encoding flagellar type III secretion system pore protein FliP (The bacterial flagellar biogenesis protein FliP forms a type III secretion system (T3SS)-type pore required for flagellar assembly.), with amino-acid sequence MSRTSLLAKLAACALTCAVVPQMAWAQNAPSLPLLVGSGGGGTNFSVPIQTLLFFTALSFLPAILLMMTGFTRIVIVLSLLRQALGTQSSPPNQVIIGLSLFLTLFVMGPTLDRVYEDAYKPYSSGAITFEAAVGKAELPMRDFMQRQTRQSDYALFARLAKLPADTKIEDAPFRVVVPSFVISELKTAFQIGFMIFIPFLIIDMVVSSILMSLGMMMLSPVLVALPFKIMLFVLADGWNLLIGSLASSFAI; translated from the coding sequence ATGTCTCGCACTTCCCTTTTGGCCAAGCTGGCAGCCTGCGCGCTGACCTGTGCGGTGGTGCCGCAGATGGCCTGGGCGCAGAACGCGCCCAGCCTGCCGCTGCTGGTGGGTTCGGGAGGTGGCGGCACCAATTTCTCGGTGCCCATCCAGACCCTGCTGTTCTTTACGGCACTGTCCTTTCTGCCGGCGATCCTGCTGATGATGACGGGCTTCACCCGCATCGTCATTGTGCTGAGCCTGCTGCGCCAAGCGCTGGGCACGCAGTCCTCACCGCCCAACCAGGTGATCATCGGCCTGTCGCTGTTCCTCACGCTGTTTGTAATGGGGCCCACGCTGGACCGGGTCTATGAGGATGCCTACAAGCCTTACAGCAGCGGCGCCATCACCTTCGAGGCGGCGGTGGGCAAGGCCGAGCTGCCGATGCGCGACTTCATGCAGCGCCAGACCCGCCAGTCCGACTATGCGCTGTTCGCCCGCCTGGCCAAGCTGCCGGCGGACACCAAGATTGAAGATGCGCCTTTCCGCGTGGTGGTGCCGTCGTTCGTGATCAGCGAGCTCAAGACCGCGTTCCAGATCGGGTTCATGATCTTCATTCCCTTTCTGATCATCGACATGGTGGTGTCTTCCATCCTGATGTCACTGGGCATGATGATGCTGTCGCCCGTGCTGGTGGCGCTGCCCTTCAAGATCATGCTGTTCGTGCTGGCGGATGGCTGGAATCTGCTGATCGGTTCGCTGGCTTCCAGCTTCGCCATCTAG
- a CDS encoding hybrid sensor histidine kinase/response regulator, whose product MIAPLLGPDPTDRPLLILHLEDSQADQRLAALTLRRAQRVCQIDCVDQLSAFLEALAARPYDLVLADYYLPGFTAIDAWEGAQQISPCPPFVLLSGAIGEAAAVDAIRLGISDYLLKDDMARLPHVLERALEVHEARRARELAAAELAASERRLAELTEHLQTSIEQERTAIAREIHDDIGGALTAVKFDLSWIARNTATQPQVVQHAQSALEMLQHALGASQRIMLDLRPPVLDQGLAAAIQWLAEGFERRTGIPVALRLSPLHNNLASNIQLVAYRTTQEALTNVSKYAQATAVHIEMSDAEGVLTVEVRDNGCGIAPAQRDKPKAFGLRGLAERARTVGGWLDVSSQIGKGSSIIVSIPLPSASGAEFAKEML is encoded by the coding sequence ATGATAGCGCCCCTTCTGGGTCCTGATCCAACAGATAGACCCCTCCTGATCCTCCACCTTGAGGATTCACAAGCCGATCAACGTCTGGCAGCACTGACTTTGCGCCGTGCGCAACGGGTCTGCCAGATCGATTGCGTCGATCAGCTTTCGGCTTTCCTGGAGGCACTGGCCGCCCGTCCCTATGATCTGGTACTGGCGGACTACTACCTCCCCGGGTTTACCGCCATCGACGCCTGGGAAGGCGCACAACAGATATCACCCTGCCCTCCTTTTGTCCTGCTGTCCGGGGCCATTGGCGAGGCGGCGGCTGTCGACGCCATCCGCCTGGGGATTTCCGACTACCTGCTCAAGGACGATATGGCGCGGCTGCCCCACGTGCTGGAGCGGGCCCTGGAAGTGCACGAGGCCCGGCGCGCGCGCGAGCTGGCAGCCGCCGAGCTGGCCGCCTCGGAACGGCGTCTGGCAGAGCTGACGGAGCACCTGCAGACCTCGATCGAGCAGGAGCGCACCGCCATCGCCCGGGAAATTCATGACGACATCGGTGGAGCGCTCACCGCCGTGAAGTTCGACCTGTCATGGATTGCACGCAACACCGCCACCCAGCCCCAGGTGGTGCAGCACGCCCAGTCCGCACTGGAGATGCTGCAGCATGCGCTGGGCGCCAGCCAGCGCATCATGCTGGACCTGCGCCCCCCGGTGCTGGACCAGGGCCTGGCCGCCGCCATCCAGTGGCTGGCTGAAGGGTTCGAGCGCCGCACCGGCATTCCCGTGGCGCTGAGATTGTCGCCTTTACACAACAATCTGGCGTCCAACATCCAGCTGGTCGCCTACCGCACCACCCAGGAGGCGCTGACCAATGTCTCCAAGTACGCCCAGGCCACGGCCGTGCACATCGAGATGTCGGATGCCGAGGGCGTGCTGACGGTCGAGGTGCGCGACAACGGCTGCGGCATCGCTCCTGCCCAGCGCGACAAGCCCAAGGCATTCGGCCTGCGCGGCCTGGCCGAACGCGCCCGCACCGTGGGGGGATGGCTGGATGTCAGCAGCCAAATAGGGAAAGGCAGCAGCATCATTGTCTCCATCCCACTACCATCGGCGTCTGGTGCTGAATTTGCCAAGGAAATGCTTTGA
- a CDS encoding response regulator: MQSILAVDDSPSMRKMVSFTLSGAGYKVVEAVDGMDALEKAEAQQIDLVLADQNMPRLDGIGLTKKLREHPRFKNTPILILTTESSDQMKQAGRAAGATGWLVKPFDPNRLIEVIQKVIR; encoded by the coding sequence ATGCAATCGATCCTCGCTGTAGATGACTCACCATCCATGCGCAAGATGGTGTCGTTCACCCTGTCCGGCGCAGGCTACAAAGTCGTCGAGGCCGTGGACGGCATGGACGCGCTGGAAAAAGCAGAAGCACAACAGATAGATCTTGTGTTGGCTGACCAGAACATGCCACGTCTGGATGGCATTGGCCTCACCAAGAAACTGCGCGAGCATCCGCGCTTCAAGAACACCCCGATTCTGATCCTGACCACCGAGTCCAGCGACCAGATGAAGCAGGCTGGGCGCGCAGCTGGCGCTACCGGCTGGCTGGTCAAGCCGTTCGATCCGAACCGCCTGATCGAAGTCATTCAAAAAGTAATCCGCTAA
- the fliM gene encoding flagellar motor switch protein FliM yields the protein MSDSFLSQEEVDALLEGVTGESQKSDAGDVDEANVRNYDISSQERIVRGRMPTMEIVNERFARNFRIGLFNFIRRSPEVSVGTVSVQRYSAFLRRLAVPTNFNIVAIRPLRGNGLVVCDPSLVFGIIDTLYGGAGRLQTRIEGRDFSATEQRVINRLVDVICEEYKKAWHGIYPLELAYQRSEMQPQFANIATPSEIVVSTAFQLEIGDISGSIHMCYPYATLEPIRDILYSSTQGDSMEVDRRWVKVLTREIQSAEVTLVAELARADATVEQLLAMKPGDFIELDREPRIKASIGGVPVFDCQYGTYNNKYAIRVEQCLRGVDANWTGDKNGN from the coding sequence ATGAGTGATTCTTTTCTCTCGCAAGAGGAAGTTGACGCCCTTCTGGAAGGGGTGACCGGCGAGAGCCAGAAGTCAGACGCTGGCGACGTCGATGAAGCCAACGTACGCAACTACGACATCTCCAGCCAGGAACGCATCGTCCGCGGACGCATGCCGACCATGGAAATCGTGAACGAGCGTTTTGCGCGCAACTTCCGTATCGGCCTGTTCAACTTCATCCGCCGCAGCCCCGAAGTTTCGGTGGGCACGGTGAGCGTGCAGCGTTACAGCGCTTTCCTGCGCCGTCTGGCGGTGCCGACCAATTTCAACATCGTGGCCATCCGCCCCTTGCGCGGCAATGGCCTGGTGGTCTGCGATCCCTCGCTGGTGTTCGGCATCATCGATACGCTGTATGGCGGCGCAGGCCGTCTGCAGACCCGTATCGAGGGCCGCGATTTCTCCGCCACCGAGCAGCGTGTGATCAACCGCCTGGTGGATGTGATCTGCGAGGAATACAAAAAGGCCTGGCACGGCATCTATCCGCTGGAGCTGGCCTACCAGCGCTCGGAAATGCAGCCGCAGTTCGCGAACATCGCCACGCCCAGCGAAATCGTGGTGTCCACCGCGTTCCAGCTGGAAATCGGCGACATCTCCGGCTCCATCCACATGTGCTATCCGTATGCCACATTGGAGCCGATTCGCGACATCCTGTATTCGTCCACGCAGGGCGACTCCATGGAAGTGGACCGCCGCTGGGTCAAGGTGCTGACGCGGGAAATCCAGTCGGCCGAAGTGACGCTGGTGGCCGAGCTGGCCCGCGCCGATGCGACCGTGGAGCAGCTGCTGGCCATGAAGCCGGGCGACTTTATCGAATTGGACCGTGAGCCACGTATCAAGGCATCGATCGGCGGTGTGCCGGTGTTCGATTGCCAGTACGGGACTTACAACAACAAATACGCCATCCGCGTGGAGCAATGCCTGCGCGGGGTGGATGCAAACTGGACGGGAGATAAGAATGGCAACTGA
- the fliN gene encoding flagellar motor switch protein FliN, producing the protein MATDQNTDAAGAGAGDDPFADWAEALGEQKKVDDQQSVLDAEQGGPLSGEPAFARGTEVPVNDINMVLDIPVQLSVELGRTKVPIKYILQLAQGSVVELDALAGEPMDVLVNGYLIAQGEVVVVNDKFGIRLTDVVTPSERLRRVSRG; encoded by the coding sequence ATGGCAACTGACCAAAATACCGACGCCGCAGGCGCGGGCGCAGGCGATGATCCGTTTGCCGATTGGGCCGAAGCACTGGGCGAGCAGAAAAAGGTCGATGACCAGCAGTCCGTGCTGGATGCCGAACAAGGGGGCCCGCTGAGCGGCGAACCCGCTTTTGCCCGCGGCACGGAAGTGCCGGTCAACGACATCAACATGGTGCTGGACATCCCGGTCCAGCTGTCGGTGGAGCTGGGCCGCACCAAGGTGCCCATCAAATATATCCTGCAACTGGCCCAGGGGTCGGTGGTGGAACTGGACGCGCTGGCCGGTGAACCCATGGACGTGCTGGTCAATGGCTACCTGATCGCCCAGGGCGAAGTGGTGGTGGTGAACGACAAGTTCGGTATCCGCCTGACCGATGTGGTCACGCCGTCCGAACGCCTGCGCCGCGTCAGCCGTGGATAA
- a CDS encoding FliO/MopB family protein produces the protein MDNSATASVSSFQTIAVLVLFIGVMAVLPWLLRRWQQRQMVARGGQGVQTQVLSSVALSPGQRIVVVEVGQGGHSTRLVLGVTAQNIHCLHVLGSAAPAGAADAAAASSASFAGAMEQLQQASSQPAASTHP, from the coding sequence GTGGATAACTCGGCGACCGCGTCCGTCTCCAGCTTCCAGACCATTGCGGTGCTGGTGCTGTTCATCGGCGTGATGGCGGTGTTGCCCTGGTTGCTGCGCCGCTGGCAGCAGCGCCAGATGGTGGCGCGGGGCGGGCAGGGCGTGCAGACCCAGGTGCTGTCCTCGGTGGCACTATCCCCCGGCCAGCGCATTGTGGTGGTCGAGGTAGGCCAGGGCGGGCACAGCACGCGCCTGGTGCTGGGTGTCACGGCCCAGAACATCCACTGCCTGCATGTGCTGGGCAGCGCCGCGCCGGCGGGCGCAGCGGATGCGGCGGCGGCTTCCTCCGCCTCGTTTGCTGGCGCCATGGAACAACTTCAGCAGGCCAGCAGCCAGCCGGCTGCCAGCACACACCCTTGA
- the fliQ gene encoding flagellar biosynthesis protein FliQ translates to MNAQSVLTFGREALTLLLMISLPVLLTVMAVGLVVSIFQAVTQINENTLSFVPKLVAAVLVFLVAGPWMLSTVVDFIRRTIENIPLALG, encoded by the coding sequence ATGAATGCCCAGTCGGTACTGACCTTTGGCCGCGAAGCCCTGACCTTGCTGCTGATGATTTCCCTGCCCGTGCTGCTGACGGTGATGGCCGTAGGTCTGGTGGTGAGTATTTTCCAGGCGGTGACGCAGATCAACGAAAACACCTTGTCCTTCGTGCCCAAGCTGGTGGCGGCGGTGCTGGTGTTCCTGGTTGCCGGGCCGTGGATGCTGAGCACGGTGGTGGACTTCATCCGCCGCACCATCGAAAACATTCCGCTGGCGCTGGGCTGA
- the fliR gene encoding flagellar biosynthetic protein FliR, with product MAWLSPIIWPFLRTLAMFSVAPVFSQRAIPARGKVAMAFVVALGAQATLIDQPVVSVNSPDALGTVLQQVGVGLAIGFAARLAIAAVEVSGELVGLQMGLNFASFFDPVSNAQLSAISRFLVQIFTLLFIAINGHLVVLMAVIKSFDAFPVNGHFMQSVSQMRIHELGSAIFSSALWIALPMMALLLFVNLTMGIISRIAPQMNIFAVGFPVTLTVGMLGITATLPMMEQPLLRMFEQALGVFGAVSF from the coding sequence ATGGCCTGGCTGTCGCCGATCATCTGGCCGTTTCTGCGCACGCTGGCCATGTTCTCGGTGGCGCCGGTCTTCTCGCAACGAGCCATCCCGGCGCGGGGCAAGGTGGCCATGGCCTTTGTGGTGGCGCTGGGCGCCCAGGCCACGCTGATCGACCAGCCGGTGGTCAGCGTCAATTCCCCGGATGCGCTGGGCACGGTGCTGCAGCAAGTCGGCGTGGGGCTGGCTATCGGTTTTGCCGCACGCCTGGCTATCGCGGCCGTGGAAGTGTCCGGTGAACTGGTGGGCCTGCAGATGGGCCTGAACTTTGCCTCTTTCTTCGATCCGGTCAGCAATGCGCAGCTCAGCGCCATCTCGCGTTTTCTGGTGCAGATCTTCACGCTGCTCTTCATTGCGATCAACGGCCACCTGGTGGTGCTGATGGCGGTGATCAAGAGCTTTGACGCCTTCCCGGTGAACGGGCATTTCATGCAGTCGGTCTCCCAGATGCGCATCCACGAGCTGGGCAGTGCCATTTTTTCCAGCGCGTTGTGGATCGCCTTGCCCATGATGGCGCTGCTGTTGTTCGTGAACCTGACCATGGGCATCATCTCGCGCATTGCGCCGCAGATGAATATTTTTGCCGTGGGCTTTCCCGTCACGCTGACGGTGGGCATGCTGGGCATCACTGCCACGCTGCCGATGATGGAGCAGCCGCTGCTGCGCATGTTCGAACAGGCCCTGGGCGTGTTTGGCGCGGTGTCGTTCTAG
- a CDS encoding response regulator has protein sequence MIQVVLCDDHAVLRRGIRDTLQEATDIRVTAEAASYTELREALRTAACEVLLLDINMPGRNGLEVLASVRETHPEIKVIMVSMYPEDQYALRSLKAGAQGYANKAGDPVQLIEAVRMVMQGRKYLTAEVAQMLAESVAQPQAEVLHETLSEREMQTLQKIATGRRLTDIAEELMLSPKTVSVYRARVLEKLQLANNAELTVYAIRNNLV, from the coding sequence TTGATCCAAGTAGTGCTATGCGACGACCATGCCGTGCTGCGCCGCGGCATCCGGGACACCTTGCAAGAAGCCACCGATATCCGCGTCACCGCCGAGGCCGCCAGCTACACCGAACTGCGCGAGGCCCTGCGCACCGCGGCCTGTGAAGTGCTGCTGCTGGACATCAACATGCCCGGTCGCAACGGACTGGAAGTGCTGGCCAGCGTGCGTGAGACGCACCCGGAGATCAAGGTCATCATGGTCTCCATGTACCCCGAAGACCAGTACGCGCTGCGCAGCCTCAAGGCCGGGGCCCAGGGCTATGCCAACAAGGCGGGCGATCCGGTGCAGCTGATCGAGGCCGTGCGCATGGTCATGCAGGGGCGCAAATACCTGACAGCCGAAGTCGCACAGATGCTGGCCGAGAGCGTGGCCCAGCCCCAGGCCGAGGTGCTGCACGAAACCCTGTCCGAACGCGAGATGCAGACGCTGCAGAAAATTGCCACTGGCCGGCGGCTGACCGATATCGCCGAAGAGCTGATGCTCAGCCCGAAGACGGTGAGCGTCTACCGCGCCCGCGTGCTGGAAAAGCTGCAACTGGCCAACAATGCCGAGCTGACGGTCTACGCCATCCGCAACAACCTGGTCTGA